The nucleotide window GTTTGTGGTTATCTTTCTtatcataaatgataaaaaaaaatttatatttatttatttatcataaatgaTGAAAAGGaagctttattttctttctttttaggcCCCACACGATGAGGATGATAATGTATCCCTTatcgataaataaataaaaaataaaaaaaaaggaatgagagATTTGGATATTCTACTGCTTTGCGGGATAATCATGTGATAATTGCCAAACTATTTTCAATTTAACAGAtactaatgtattttttattaaACGTTTATATTGACCATTTAAATATAGGGGTTAAGGAGGATAaagtatttaaatattaatatgatcaatttttgatatcttaaaatatatatttgctAATGAGATTAATAAGGTTATTAACATAATCACAATCTATTTTTATAAACAAGACTAAATATCCATCACCATGAAAAAAAACCCTTTTAATCTCTTATCTCTTCATCTTGCAACCCTTTTGTTGTCACACCAACAGATAAGTTATACCAATGATGTGTGTCCCTGGCGTTGGCAATGTCAAACCTGAATTCCATGTCCCAATGTTTCCACTAAGTACTTCATAATTTTGATACTTTAGGGCGCAAATGGTATCCTATCAACTCGTACAACCTTCGGCCACTCTCTTTCCTCCATGTTGGGTTTGTTTTAGTAAGATCCACTAATTTCTTTCACTTTCACGTGAATTGAATAAAGcaatagagttttttttttatgaacacaATTTTTCGAACAAGGtaatagattttttattttaaaaatataattaataaaatttcaaattttcGATCTAATGTAAGTAAATAAGTGTATTATTGACtactaaaatttataaaataaaattttaaatctttaGTCTTAAAATAAATAGTAGATTTGTTTATGTAATAGTCCTAAACAAATCATACCAAAACAAATACCGAAAAGATTAAAAGTACACACACATGAAGAtgagaaaagacaaaaaaaataaaaaaataaaaaatattttccctTCTTCCCCTCTTGTCATTCctgtttttttaatcttttcaccTCCTTGAAGAAATCTGTCATCTCCTGTAGCCGtcggtactctctctctctccgccttaTAGCCCTTTTCCTCTCTCATTCGGGCCCCGCCCCGCTCGGGGTGGCGCAAGGCCAGCGGTAGACCGCGGGCGCCTCCACTGGCCGCGCGGCCTCGCccggccctcctcctcctccttccatgGCCGGATGCTCCCCCTCTACTGCCGCCCCCTTCGAGTCCGTCGCGGAGATCCTTCGCAAGCTCCAAACCCTCGGCTTTTGCTCCGATCTTGATGTCTCCAACAAGGAGCCGCCCGGTGGCGAGAACCTCAGCTGTCTCTTTGATCAGATCCTGTCGGTCTTCCTCAAGGAGATCCGTTACAGGAGGGGGGAGATCCGCCCGCTGCCGGCCGTCCTTGGCGATGGACTCTCGGTCGACCTCTTCAAGCTCTACTCAGTTGTGCAAGGGAAAGGTGGCTACGATGTGGTGTCTGATGCACATGCATGGCCGTTGGTGGCCAAGGCGATAGGGTTCGACTCGGGCATCGGATCGTCGTTGAAGTTGGTCTTCTTCAAGTATCTGGATGCGCTGGACCAGTGTTTGCAAAGAGGTTCGGGCGAGAAGCCAATGCGTAAGCGAACGGGATATACGAACCCAAGCTCTTTGGTGACCAGATGCGGCTCTCCAGGGACTGCGAATCACAAGAAGGATTGTGATTGTAATTCTAGGCTGCTCCCAAGTACAAGTAAAGATCAATGCTCGACGCCGTTTGGTGATGTTGGGACCGATAGTGACGATGTTGTCATCCTGGAGGACACTGCTAATGGGGGGTTTAACCATCATAAGAGGAAGCGGAATGATCTGGCGGGAATGCTGGGTTGGGTTAGAAAATTGGCAAAGAGTCCTGCGGATCATCCTTCCATAGCAAAGGCATGGCCATCAGATAAAGGTAAAGGTAAGACTTATGCATCTGGGGAGTTCTATGCTCTGGCAATTCTGTCCAGGCAGGCAATGTTCTTCAGAAGAATTCGTCGAACGAACCCTAATCAGTTGCATTTACAGGTAACCTTTCTTTTTCTGTTCGCCCATAGTTCCTCCTATGTGTGGCTCTGCTTCACAAATGTTAAATAGTTCCCCAAAAGTCACAGTGGTAGAAGTTCTATAAAAACATCAAGTGGCAAGTCTAATTCAAAGTGCTGGCTAACAAGAAGTTGAAATGTACTGAATGATTCTCAAACTCTGTAGATTAGAGCTGATCTCTCTACTTTTGAAAATGTTATGCATTAAATGTATTCTTTATGTTTTATGAGTTTTGGCTGTCTGAAGGCCAACCCGAGATTATTATAAGCAAATGTTGACTAAAATAACTTGTTGCCCCTTTCTGCTTTACATTCTTGCTTGACTCCCAAGTTAATTGATATCAGTGCACACAATAGGGTTAGGTGTGTCATTGAACATATGAGTATCCCATGTACCTAGGTTTTGGTAAGCATGTAAAAAGTTATTCAAGGCTTTCATACTCTATATGGTACTTGGCACACATTATGTGAACATATGAGTATCCCATGTACCTAGGTTTTGGTAAGCATGTAAAAAGTTATTCAACGCTTTCATACTCTATATGGTACTTGGCACACATTATGTGAATGATGACATATAAGTCCATTGTGGGCATTTATGTCAGTGCCAAACTTCTGAAAAGGAAACCTAAATTGCAACTGTTCATAAGGACATGGCACCTAGCAAGAAAGTGTAATTATTTGACTAATTTATCCCATCGATTACCATGCTTAATGCATATTCTTTAAGTTGGTTTTTCTGCTTCggttcaaatatgtttccatttTCCATGTTATTTGTTTTGTTTGAACTAGTTTAGATGAGAGACCTTGACATTGCCTAGACTATCAGAATCTTTGTACTCTCACACGTCTTAACCTCTTTGAGCAAGAATCCCAATAATGTTATTTCTTCTATATATATGACTTTACATCATTGAGTAAATAGCAACCATCAGTTTCTTGAATTTATGTAATTAGATCTCAAAAGAATTCCTCCAGATCTACGATATGCAAATATATTTAAGGCAGTTGTTAATCCTTAGCCGGGTTCATAGCTTTACATTGTCTATTCATTTTTTACTTAAGAAACCGCAACTAAGCAAACTAGTATACTCATGCAGTAGAAAGCAACCGGGTTCTGCATCTAGTAAAGTCTGTCCAGTGTGATAAACATGGACATGATAACTGCCAAAATTAATGAGTTAGAGGATCACACCAGAAGCTCACTAGAATGCTTGAATGCCCTGATGGTGATTAAAAGGTTAACattcataattaaataaataatcaagaactTTAGCCAGCAGGAAATTAGCAAAATTTCCAACATTCCATCAGCATCTTGATCCAAAGTTACATACCAAGTTCATTTGTCATGTACCAAATTTATTTCTCATGCACCAAGTTTATTTCTCATTGTTGCATTGCTTCACATCTAAGATTACCTTAGAATTAAGACtgatgattttgaattgtgatagtTTAGTGCATTAGTAGGTTTTGATTACAGTACTGATTTCAGTGGAAAAGTCAgctattattaatataatctttGAATAAACTTGTCAGGATAAACTTTCttgtcatgaaaaatatatttttctgttCTCTAGGATACCTTtggttaataaaaatatattaaaaacaaATCCAGTTCTTGTAGAGAATTTCCAACTATAGGAACATAATCAGTGTGGTTCATGATTGAATCTCAAGTGCTTCACAGTACAAATTTCTACTTTCATATAAAATGAAATCAAGCAATCAAATAGTTTTATTCAtggggagaaatacatggcaaGTGCTCTAAGATATTAATTTCTAGGTATTTTTGAGTAAGTACCTTTCTTGAAATTGCATATTTATTTTGTTTGGTCAAATTAAACTCTAGTTAACTATAAGGAGGTCATAGAAATCATATTTGGGGCATAAAGATTATTCTACATTCTATCTGATTTTCACTAGGAATATGAAGTTCAACCATTTCACCATGCTTTAAATGCATCAAGCAGGGCCTCATTTTATCCACAGCATATTTGAGGAATTctgaaacaacaacaataatatcaAACTataatatcccaactatttggtgTTGACTACATGGATACTTGAGGATCTCCTAGATGATACAATCATATTGATTCTCTCCCGCTTTGACTCACTAATAATGATTGAGGAACTTCAATAACTTTTAGTTTTTACTGCATTTTCTTCTTATATTAGTTGCGTTGTTTAGGTTGTCAAACATTTTTTGAGAAGTGCACTATTTGTGAGCACCAATGTAGTGTGACTTTTGTACCATTGAACAAAGATCACTGTTTCAGGTACCAAACCTGTCTCGGTGTTCTGGTTGGACTGGTAGATACTGATCATTACTAGTGTACCATCAGTCGGTACACTGGTATGTACCAGTGTTttagagaggaagaaaaaaagggagaagaggaaggggcaaTGGACaaacagaggaggaagaagacagtgcgatggaggaagagtaggAAGAAGACGGAAGACGACAGAGTGATGGAGGAGGTAgagggagaagaaggaagaagacagaGTGGTGGAGAAGGAACAGGGGGAAgtagtggaggaagaagaaggaagaataggAGGGCGTGTACCGGACAGATAAATGACAGTGAATGGGCAGGCGATGTCCTGCGACAGTGGCGAACAGGCGGGCAGTGTCTCGCGGCAGTAGTGATGGCATCGGTGACAACGTTGGTAGCAACATTGTGAGAAATGGGTAGCAAGCCCTAATTGGGGTGGCATCACACTTATTTTAGGATTTATTTGTTTTTATATAAGATTGGGGTGGCATCGGTGTCCATGTACCTGTCCGGGcaccggtatgtaccgctcatTTTTTACCGTTTCGGGCAGTATGATAGTTCTTGCTATTAAAAGCATATGACAATAATAACAATCATGTGTTACTGATCAAATAGGTTCACCATTGATGACATTGACATTTTTGCTTGTTTGTCAATGTCTGTGAGAACCCTTTATTAATGCACCTTGGATTTTGGTGAATTACTTGCAGAGCTCATAATATGCATTGCTCATTTTCTGTGCCTTCCAGAAGTGtctaaagacatatatcattttaacaTAAATATTAGTTTGCCACTAGAACATTATAATCTGCAGAATCTTCAAGTTCTTTTCTTTCCATTAAAAGAAATAACTTGTAGGTGTTGAGAAATCCTTGGGAAACAGATTTTACTTACAAGACACTTGATCTATGAAGAATTTCTATTGAAGGGTACTACTCCAGAAAGTATAAATCATTTTCAGGATATGAATAGTTTAACCTTGAGAAAGGATACCTTAACACCTGGAGGCACTATATAGATATATAATTTTGAATGCTTTTTCAGTGCCTATTCTTACCAAGATAAGAAAGAGAGATCTCTTTTTGAAATCACATTCTAATTGAACCATTGAAGTTCTAGAAAGTTCCAAAATCTGAGGCAaagcatatatttatttataataataagaaTTACTTCTGATTATGTTTGACTATCATTTCTGATGTAAATTTTCTGGTGGAACTAATGTGAAAATTGAAGGGTAACTCCTTGATGATTAGAAGTTCGGGTAGTAGGCTAATCATACATTTCTTTTCATATAACAAAAGATACCAAGGGTAACTCCATAATCATGTACAACCGAAAAAATTTCTTTGATGTCAAGAATCAATGGTAAAATATATATCTTTGCATTTTGAACCTCAAGGTGTTGTTAATTTTTCTTAGTTGGTAAATTAGAAATACTTGGatattcatgatcatgaaaatgatACCTTGAGGTGCTATATGTTATCTACCATCTTCTTTTTTACCTTTTCTTGTTTTACCTGAACTGAGTCTTCAAAACCTTTTTTATTGTGCTCTACTATATATACCATACTGTATGAGTTGACTGATGTTGATGCAATTTATGCCAACTGGTCTTACATAAGTCTGCTGCTAAGTCATGAGAGAGACTTATTTTGCAGTATTCAGGGGTTGTGCATATGATCatgtgttcaatattattagtttCAGCTATgttatttatgataaaattcttAATTGAGAATAAAAACATGTCATGTTTAGGTACTAGATGAAGAGCAAAAGATACACACTTCTGTATATGGAAATGGTTTTGGATCAACAAACCAGGTTAAAGCAACAGAAACCATTCTGGGGCTTCAAACTGCTGGGTGGCTTTCTAGAGATCAACAATGGTCCCTGAGACCTGTGGGTGCACGCTTTCAAGCACAAGTGCCAAATTGGACCAGCCAGCCTACAGTTTTGTCTACTGATTCTGATACATTAAAATGGTTGGGCAAACGGGCCTGGCCTCCTGAAAATCAAGAAAGGAGTCCAGTATTGGATTATGCTTCTATTGGAAGAGGGAGGCCCAATACCTGTCAGTGTGAATGGCCAGGCTCTGTGGAGTGTATTAGATTTCACATTGCAGAAAAGAGGCTTCAATTGAAATGTGAAATTGGCACAACTTTCCATTCTTGGAAATGTGAAAGTATGGGTGAGGAAGTTGCACTTTCGTggacagaggaagaagaaaagaagttcAGGGACATAATCGTTCGGAATCGTCCATCTCTAAACAAAAACTTTTGGGACCAGCTTTACTTGAATTTTCCTTATAAGCGGAGGGAAAGTATGGTGAGCTATTATTTCAATGTGTTTCTTGTCGGACGTAGGAGGTACCAGAACCGTATGACACCAAATCATATCGATAGTGATGACGAAGAGACAGAGATTGGCTTCTCAAGTAATTCTTTTGGTCATGATGTTAAAATTTGTGATTCAAAATCTATTCTCTGTGCTCAGAATCAACAGTCTATGGATATAGACAGGTAAGGTCAGTGGTGCACCAAGAGCATCAAAATCATATGATGCGAGAAATTTTGAGCATTAGGAGAAATTATGAAAACCTTTTCAGAGGCTCCTTGTGCTAGATAGGTGGTTTGAAGTAAGGATAATTCAGTGAGGTTCAAATGGGCTTTGTTGTTGCCTGCTTGTACTGCATTATTGGAATGAGGCAATCATATAGGCTCTTGCTTCCATCAGGAGTGACCATGTTCTTCTTAAGAGTTCAGGCATTGTGAAATGACCTCATTCCAGTCGCAGCTGCATTCTTCGAGCTTTCCATTGAGGTACTTCAGTTTTGTTCATCTGTTTTGCTCCTTTTGACCTGAAGCTCCTTAGGATTTACTTATGAAATTTAGATGGATCCTTACTCTGTTCACCACCCCAATTGAAAGTAAAGGAAATTCAGTTgaatgttctcaagttctttcttGCATAAAATCCAGCTTCAGAATCGCACTTACGTATAAAATTAAACATTAACTTGATTGCTTTTCACAATTCACTGGGTTTTGAAGCCAGACCCTATAATTCAGTCATGGGACtatttgatattatttatttagCATGTCTGCTACTCCGATTTTTGCTGCCGATCATCTCCGAGTATTAGCTCTGCTTAGAAACCATCAAATCCAGTTTCAACTGAATTTCTTTGTGCAGTATACCGATCAGCAGTAGATTTATACATACTTCTTTGTCATGTGTCAGCTATTAGTGACTGATtacaaaatcaaaataacttgAGTAGTTTTGAAATGCTTAACTCAAGCCATGAGTTCCTGATTCTGTAGATGTTTTGTATACATTCATCTAAAATGACAAAAAAGCAATAAGGTGGTCTTTTTTACTTTTGTCAAAGCCAGTATAATTGCTAATCCCTAGGCCACCCATCCTTTGGTGATTCAAACCGGGGTTTTTGTTTTCATAAGTACCCCTCGATATATTATTGTCTTCTGTGCTATAAAGATACAGTTTGTCCTGTTCTTGGGCTCGCAGTAGAGATGCAAAAAAAGTTTAATTTCATGTCTGCAAAAGTTTGTATAGACACTGCATCCAGGCTACCTGCAGGAAACCATACACTTGTGACCAGGCTAACTGCTGCGAATAGGCGGACAAACTTCATGCAACTAAACAGACCCCTTCTTCCATATGTTGTTGATTAGTAGGAAATGATTAATTTTGATCGCTTGAAGGTAAATATCCGTTTAAATTGTTCATTTGAATAAATTAAAACTTTTATTATTGGATGAACATGATATTCCCTGAAGACCAAAATTCTAGGTCATTGGAGgaacaatattatcattttttctcaaaataataacaaaatattgACACATGCCATAgtagaaataattaaaaaaatcttttgaGAGCGTGAATTCTTATTtttcatggatatttttgtataAAAGATTGAAATAATTGGCTAAGCCCATGAAATTAATTGGTAGGATTGATGTCTTTTTTTTGTAATGCAagtcaattttaatttttgaatgaTACATCCAAATCACTTTGGATGCTATTAAAACAAAAGATTATCAACAATTATGGTCCCTTCCAAATCTTGCTTGCATTTTTCATTTCTCGTGCCTTTCTAAGTGTATGCATATAATAGAACATTTCTATTATATCTTTGTCATTGATCTCTGATTTTTTATAGtacattgattttttttaaatgatccaAATCACCTCCCATTTTATTGTACCAAAatatttcgttttttttttttatgtagagAAGACCTGTATCAACAATTATGATCCCTTCTCACGCCATTTCTTGCTTTCTGATTTCATACGACTTTCCCTATGTATATATATGCCCAAAGCATCACAGGAAATCAGAAAAAAGAAGTATTAGAATTTTAATTATTTAGTTCTACCATTAGAATTCATGAATATTGTTTTCTCTTGTAACACTAGCAAAAGATTCTGTTGCACTCGAAGAAAGATTAAAATATCAAGCTCTAGACGATCGAGCGGGGTAGCTCTAACATTTAGCACTCTGTCGACATGTTTGAACTGAACAACATTAACATGTTTGGCAAAAGTTCTCGTCTAGGATCAGAGAGTTCAAAAACCATGGAACCTTAGCGGATCCAGAGCCAAAATGAATAACCGATTGTACATCCATTTGcaccaaaatatttcttttggaGTTAACTTCGTAATGTTGTAAGCCAATCAGAAAAGCTCAGCGTTCAACGGAACTGGCATTGGTCGGTCTACATGGTCACAACTCTCCATCTCCATCAAAGATAGGGATATTTCCTGTCTAGATCGTGATAAAGTTGCTGGTGACGGTGGATTTGTCGATGATGCATTTGTATTTGTGTCGACTCATTGTGGATTTTGTGTGAATTAAGTCTAGAAATGAATGAGGAGGATGAATTAGGAAGTGACTCGTGTGCTCGTTAGAGGATCGACCCATAAAAAGATCAAAATTGGGGCTGGAGTGCTTGATTGGTTCATTAGTtccttcgatgcttaagtcaaTATCGAAGATAAAAATCATGAATGAATAATAATTAACTTATGTAATAGTAAACCAATGACGTTTATAGTAGGTTGGGCCCCAAAGGAATATTCAATGGTATCGGTTGAATATTTCCTTCTACAGTGGTTGTTGTTTTGATCTTGGGTGGCTTCCATATCATCCAAGTTCCACTCTCTAGGCTGAGTTGGCAATCACACGACGAGTTACAATTGGTGGGTTAGGTTTTTCTTATCATTTTGTCCCCTTCGAAGGTATGTATTGGGGTTTCGCTCCAACATTAAGGCATATCTTGCTCTGGCAATCAATATATGTCAAGCTTTAGGCTCTCCATCTTTTGGTTGCATCTCTAGTGTATCCTTCGGATTAGCGTATTTTCATACTTAGCCCGAGAGGAATATCTCAAATGTTAATCTTTTTTTGTTGTGACATATATATTAGTATGAGAATAATAATATTGCATGCTTCCTTTGAACTATATTATATTCTTTATAAAGCATTTGTcctcacaaaaaaaataaaaagaatataaagGTAGCATGGTATAGAGAGCTAGAGTCAAAGAATTATTCAAATTGAAGATAGAGTTTATAATTATCATTATTGtaacaaaaatattaattttgaaaaaaaaattatatagctcTATTAAAGGATTTTAGTTCATGAACGAATTGCTCTTTTCCGAGAACTGATATAGATTAGTTTGGGGCGTGATAGGATTGAAGCTGGATGCCATTATTCATATCAGTAAAGGAAGGTACCACACTTGTCTTTGAGTTGTAGGTTCTCAAAGTCATCTAGGGTTTTTTGAATTTGATATTGTATCTTGTGGCCCTCCCTTATGACATATCCAGTGGGTAAGGGCGTTCTTGATAGAAGAAAGTTGGTTGTTGATATGACTCAAGGGGGTGGTGAGAGGCCCCACCACCAGCATACCAATTCTCCTAAACAATATCCTTAACCTCCGAATAATTTAACAAGTattaaactaaaaataataagggTTCCTATGATTACAAGAGACGAAGTCAAAAGCTTGAGTCGCTATAGATGGGTGCATGATCAGAAGCCATATTGGGAAGATGAGTAATCTTAGAGTCGCTATAGATGGAGTTTCACTCCTCATTGACAAAAGCTCTATCTAGTAAGCAACAATTCTTGAAGAACCATACATAATCAGGTTTATCGTAAAATTTAAGAAACCGTATTAACATCGCCACCAAGAAGCAGACCAGTATTGGAGGCGTTTAAAAGAGAAAACTGATGCCATAAAATAtttcgaagagagagagagagagatcacttGTAGTATATATACATCGTGGAGAGTAACCAAGGTTTTTACCTTCTTCTTCATCATTAAATTAATAGCCTGAGAATTCTTATAGACGACAGTAGCTCTATAGTGATCTGGTTTCCATGCAACTAAGAGGCCCCCGGCTCTTTCAATCGCAGCCGAGAAGACGCGGTTTAATGAAAGATTGACTGTGCTCCTCCTGCATTTGTGTTCGAAGAAGAATGATTAGATCAATTTTGTGCAGTCTGATGAGAGAGGTTAGAACCTCCCTACGTTCTTTTTTGCGGGCACCAAGACAATTCTAGGATAACAAAATCAA belongs to Musa acuminata AAA Group cultivar baxijiao chromosome BXJ3-5, Cavendish_Baxijiao_AAA, whole genome shotgun sequence and includes:
- the LOC103985033 gene encoding AT-rich interactive domain-containing protein 2, which gives rise to MAGCSPSTAAPFESVAEILRKLQTLGFCSDLDVSNKEPPGGENLSCLFDQILSVFLKEIRYRRGEIRPLPAVLGDGLSVDLFKLYSVVQGKGGYDVVSDAHAWPLVAKAIGFDSGIGSSLKLVFFKYLDALDQCLQRGSGEKPMRKRTGYTNPSSLVTRCGSPGTANHKKDCDCNSRLLPSTSKDQCSTPFGDVGTDSDDVVILEDTANGGFNHHKRKRNDLAGMLGWVRKLAKSPADHPSIAKAWPSDKGKGKTYASGEFYALAILSRQAMFFRRIRRTNPNQLHLQVLDEEQKIHTSVYGNGFGSTNQVKATETILGLQTAGWLSRDQQWSLRPVGARFQAQVPNWTSQPTVLSTDSDTLKWLGKRAWPPENQERSPVLDYASIGRGRPNTCQCEWPGSVECIRFHIAEKRLQLKCEIGTTFHSWKCESMGEEVALSWTEEEEKKFRDIIVRNRPSLNKNFWDQLYLNFPYKRRESMVSYYFNVFLVGRRRYQNRMTPNHIDSDDEETEIGFSSNSFGHDVKICDSKSILCAQNQQSMDIDR